The Oncorhynchus mykiss isolate Arlee chromosome 17, USDA_OmykA_1.1, whole genome shotgun sequence genomic interval ttttcaaccactccacaaatgtcttgttaacaaactatagttttggcaagtcagttaggacatctactttgtgcatgacacaagtaatttttccaacaattttttacagacagattgtttaatttataattcactgtatcacaattccagtgggtcagaagtttacatacactaagttgactgtgcctttaaacagcttggaaaattccagaaaattatgtcatggctttagaagcttatgataggctaattgacataatttgagtcaattggaggtgtacctgtggatgtatttcaaggcctaccttcaaactcagtgcctctttgcttgacatcatgggaaaatcaaaagaaatcagccaagacctcagagaacACActgtacacctccacaagtctggttcatccttgggagcaatttccaagcgcctgaaggtaccacgttcatctgtacaaataatagtacacaagtataaacaccatgggaccacgcagccgtcataccgctcaggaaggagacgtgttctgtctccttgagatgaacataccttggtgcaaaaagtgcaaatcaatcccagaacaacagcaaaggaccttgttaagatgctggaggaaacaggtacaaaagtatctatatccacagtaaaacaagtcctatatcgacataacctgaaaggcctctcaacaaggaagaagccactgctccaaaactgccataaaaaaagccagactacggtttgcaactgcacatggggacaaagatcgtactttttggagaaatgttctctggtctgatgaaacaaaaaatagaactgtttgaccataatgaccatcgttatgtttggaggaaaaaagggagaggcttgcaagccaaagaacaccttcccaaccatgaagcacgggttggcagcatcatgtcgtgggggtgctttgctgcaggaggggctggtgctcttcacaaaatagatggcatcatgagggaggaaaattatgtggatatattgaagcaacatctcaagacgtcagtcagaaagttaaagcttggtcgcaaatgggtcttccaaatggacaatgtctccaagcatacttccaaaagttgtggaaaaatggtttaaggacaacgaagttaaggtattggagtggccatcacaaagccctgacctcaatcctattgaagatttgtggcagaactgaaaaagtgagtgcgagcaaggaggcctataaacctgactcagttactccagctctgtcaggaggaatgggctaaaaatcccccaacttactgtgggaagcttgtggatggctactcgaaacatttgacccaagttaaacaatttaaaggcaatgctaccaaatactaattgagtgtatgtaaccttctgacccactgggaatgtgatgaaagaaatgaaagctgaaataaataattctctctactattattctgacatttcacattcttaaaataaagtggtgatcctaactgacctaagacagggaatttttactaggataaaatgtcaggaattgtgaaaaactgagtttaaatgtatttggctaaggtgtatgtaaacttctgacttcaactgtaccttagGTCTACACATTGACTTTGAACTTTATTGTAAGGGTGTGAACAGTTTGCCTGATGACCAAAACTGAATTATTCTGCTGGTCTTTGTTCACTTCATATTgtacttcagtctgagactgccatcgtTGAAGTCGTTTTTAGCGACATCAAAACAAAGTCAGCTTGGATCATCTCAAACCAAGTATCAAAGAGAATGAAGAATTTTTAAGAAGACACTTTATCCACAAgggttctggctctggcccaacccatcggtttctgggacaAATCAATACGGTTAGAATGCATTTGCGTTCTAGAAATCATCAGGGAGGtgctcagatccagactcatagCGGCGAAGAAACTAACGTCCATGGGCGTGGCGTAGCGTTTGGCCGGAAGCAAGGTGTTTGGCCGGAAGCAAGGTGTTTGGCCGGAAGCAAGGTGTTTGGCCGGAAGCAAGTTGTTTGGCCGGAAGCAAGGTGTTTGGCCGGAAGCAAGGtgtttgggtagccaggcaaatGAACAGTGCCATGAAAAAAGTGAACAGTGCCATGACAAATTGAAAAAATGTATCTCTTAGATCAAAAGGGCCACACTACATCCCTTAACAGGGTTTTAAAAATAAATCCCTGTGCTTGTCTTTATCTTGATGATTACAGTATCAGTCACAAaggttgtgtgtttttgtttcgtTGACACCACTCCACGCCTCTGTTTGCATGTTACTGACTGGCTGGTGGTTGTGAAACGTGTCACTAGGGTTCACACGGATATGGTTAGTTATGCTGGGGGTTGGCTGAGgaagtaggggggagagagagagggatgtgagccAAAATGATAGAGGAGTGGGATTGGAAACAAAGTGACATACTTACACAACATGAAGGACTGGTGTAGAGCCCGAACAACTAGAGAACACTGGGTCCAACTGTTTCACGCACAGCGCACACACTCCTCACCTGATGGTTGTGCTGGTGACCCACTGCGATGGCCTCGACTGTCTGGGCCTGCAGATGTGTCTTCACCTGTGGAGGAAACATAAGACACTTGCTTCAATGTATTTTATACCAGAGGCGGCtgatgggaggagctataggaagacATACTCATTGGAAGAGAGCTGGAATGGAATacatggaacggtatcaaacacataaaacatatggaaaccacatgtttgactcctttccattcattccattccagccataacAGTGAGCCCGTCCTccaatagctcctcccaccagcctccgctgttgTATACCCATTTTACATACACAGCATTGCAAAGAGAAACTTTGCATTACGCCTCCCCATAATAACAGAGGCACAACCCCATCACTAAATAGAGACACACTGTTCAGTGGGTACACCTGGTATGAGTTATGTAACATGTGCATGTTTTTTGAGcactcacaggcacacacatccCTTCAGGATGCCCATGACCTCCATTtcacatctctcctctctgaaCGACCATTATTGAGCTTACTGAGATgacactgcacactgactgggtctAGAAACCTGAGTTGGGCTCTCACAGTACACATGCAGAGACACCCGAGTCGGACCCCTCCCTGCTTCTTCTACAACCAAAAATagcctcccatctctttctcttttaatctctctcgctctccctttacTTCATATTCTGCCAAAAAACATAGGAGGGAGTGCTGGGGAGTATTTTGGGTAGTGGTTGGAAGTAGGTACGTGCCGGGTATATTTAGTGACCCAGATTCTCACAAACATATCACCATGCAGATTATATAGTGTTTCCACGATGCTGCAGAGGTCAGATGGCTACACTGAGGTACATTGAGCAACAGATGCAGCCTAGACAACAACAGCAGCCAGAGTATATGAGAGCCACCTTGGGGTTCACAAGTTATACAACTGCCTTAACTCATGGGGAAATACACAGCCACTGTAGAAGTCACTGCCCTTCGCACAGTAGAAACACAACAGATTTGTATTTATAGTACCAACACAAACACGTCAAGTTCTCATAACAGGGAAAATGGCTGGGGCAATATTACTACCCGCACACACAATAAATGAATGATACAAATAAACACCGTCACACTTAGAGACAGATCTACAATTACTAGGGGGGAGGGGTGGTCCAACATTGTCAAaggttgttttttttgggggggagggttgtgtgttttttttattgggcacgggggagggagagtgagtttTTCTATGGTTTACATTTGCTCTTCTGTTCATATTGTCCCTAATGGCTTGATTGCTTTTGATGTTAACTGTAATAAAGTTAAGAAACGTCTGTGAAGGTTTGGTATGGTGTGGCTATTATTAAGCATTAGCTACTGCGGGCTTATTATATGAAGGCAGTGCACCCCGGCGCTCCAACTGACTCTGACAGTTGAACTTGAGGTGAGGAAGAATGTTTCAGGCCTGCCAGAGTTACGcctataatataacaatataacactTATCTTTATACAAAATATTCAGATTGGAAATGTACCAATTACCCTCCGTCTGTACATCTATATCAGTATAGCAGATATAGATGTAGCCACCTGACATAAAGAAAGCATGTGGGGTTAGTGGGGTTAGGACTAAGCTTATCTtcctttatttatatatatactgtaccagtcaaacgtttggacacacctactcattccaggcttcctctttatttgtactattttctacattgtagaataatagtgaggacatcaacactatgaaatactgtaacacatatggaatcatgtagcaaccataaaagtgttaaacaaatcaaaatatatattatatatgagattcttcaaagtagccaccctttgccttgatgaaagctttgcacacacttggcattctctcaaccagcttcatggggtagtcacctggaatgcatatcaattaacaggtgtgccttgttaaaagttcatctgtggaatttctttccttaatgcgtttgagccaatcagttgtgttgtgacaaggttctTCCTTTAGAAGTTGCAGCGTACTGCAGCGCAGCCTGCGGGGTgctgcagaattctatggcattattatttaagtgtcagccattgttgccagaatgatgcaatttaccacaatctgccaccatctaccacaaacgGTCATGGCATAAGCTCATatcttttaaaggaagaaccacagtaggggtggtatacagaagatagccctatttggtaaaagaccaagtccatattatggcaattatggcaagaacagctcaaataatcaaagagacatgacagtccatcattactttaggtcagtcaatctgaaaaatttcaagaactttgaaagttgcttcaagtgcagttgcaaaaaccatcaagcactatgatgaaactggctctcatgaggaccgccacaggaaaggaagacccagagttacctctgctgcagaggataagttcattatagttaccagcctcagaaattgcagcccaaataaatgcttcagagagttcaagtaacagacacatatcaacatcaactgttcagaagagactgcgtgaatcaggcctccgTGGTCGAAtttctacaaagaaaccactactaaaggacaacaataataataagagacttgtttggaccaagaaacacgagcaatggacattaaaccggtggaaatctgtcatttggtctgatgagtccaaatttgagatttttggttccaatcgctgtgtctttgtgagatgcagagtaggtgaacggatgatctccgcatgtgtggttcccaccgtgaagcatggaggaggatgtataatggtgtgggggtgctttgctgttgacactgtcagtgatttatttagaattcaaggcgcacttaaccagcatggcaaccacagcattctgcagtgatacaccatccattCTGTTTTGGGCTTAGTGGGCTTATCTTTTGTCTTTCAAGaggacaattacccaacacacctccaggctgtgtaagggctatttgaccaagaagtagagtgatggagtgctgcatcagatgacctggcctccacaatcacccgacctcaacccagttgagatggttttggatgagttggatcgcagagagaaggaaaagcagccaacaagtgctcagcatatgtgggaactctttcaagactgttggaaaagcattccaggtgaaactggttgagagaatgccaagagtgtgcaaagctgtcatcaaggcaaagggtggctactttgaagaatctaaaatgtatatatttttttgtttaacacttttcgattactacatgattccatttgtgctatttcatagttttgatgtcttcactattattctacaatgtagaaaatagtataaaaagtacagtacagtggacACCTAAGCCTATAGGCCTATGCATGCAATGCCCTGATACATTTAGTACTAAAATATCTGAGAGCTGAACCATGAGGTGGACAATTATTATTTCACGAAAGTCGCCTTAAAaccaacctttatttaactaggcaagtcagttaagaacaaattcttatttacaatgacgatctAGAGTTCCCacatctgcccctgaacaaggcagttaacccctcTTAATTCTATAAGAGGGGTTAATATTTTTCATGTTGGGGAGGGGGGTGCATACTGTGAAAATTGGGGCACATACTCCAGGGTGAACACTGTTAATATTGTAAGGTCTGTGCATGGCAATATGACACCCTAAGTACCCTCCATATCTCCTTACCTCATCCAAAGCTATGCACTATGAGAGCGACAACAATACAACAAAGATGTATGCCACTCACCAGATAGGCAGGAGAGGCAATGAAGGCCCCCAGAGCCCCGGCCACGGCCCCTGACATCAGACTCCCTCCAGGGGCTGCAGTGAACCCCACGGTGTCACAGTAGGAGTAGAAGCCCAGCCTCACGCCGTTCATCAGACCCTGGTACATCAGCCCAGCCGAGAGCCCCTTCTGCAGCCCGCGGAGCCCATCCGTCCTCCCCACCACCCACAGGGCCTGCAGCACCCCGCGGTAGTGCTGCCGGTAGGACCCCCGCGCCCGCAGCTCTCCCTGCAGCTGCAACCGTGTCTTTACCACCTCCAGGGGGTTAGTGAACACACAGGCCCCGCAGCACGACAACGCTCCTAAGGCAAAGTCCAGCGGGGGCCACAGGGCCGGAGGCAGTTGAGGCGAGGGGACTGAGGTGGTCCGGGAAAAAGGGGGGACTGGGGATGTCATGGCAGCTGATTGGAGCAGAATGGAGTTGGAGCTGGGAGAGCTGAATGGAGAGTTTGTGGTGGGATAGTTCATTAGCTGGGTACCGGTCATTTCTGAAGGGTGCAGTGTCCAATGGTGCCCTTGGTGATGAGTCTACCCAGGCTAAGGAAGGGCTCCCAGGTGGGTGAGAGGGTATGGAGTGTGACGGAGTGTGGGTATGGTGCATGTGATCACGAAAGCGTGGTAGGAAACGGTGAGGTCAGAGctgtgtggcaggtagccttgcggttaagagtgttgggtttGTCGAATAGTTGAACAATCGGTCAATGTGCCCCTGGGCAAGGCTCTTAACcctaagagtgtctgctaaatgactgaaatataAACCTGTACAGCTGACTGTACAGAGTGGTACGATAAGAATTCAGCGATTACTTCCTGCTATGCTGTTATGCTGCTATGATGTCGCGTGACATGTGCTCCTGTCACAGTGCTCCTCTGACATTGGTGCTCAGTG includes:
- the slc25a34 gene encoding solute carrier family 25 member 34, translating into MTGTQLMNYPTTNSPFSSPSSNSILLQSAAMTSPVPPFSRTTSVPSPQLPPALWPPLDFALGALSCCGACVFTNPLEVVKTRLQLQGELRARGSYRQHYRGVLQALWVVGRTDGLRGLQKGLSAGLMYQGLMNGVRLGFYSYCDTVGFTAAPGGSLMSGAVAGALGAFIASPAYLVKTHLQAQTVEAIAVGHQHNHQGVSSAFANIYRREGVVGLWRGVNGAVPRVMVGSAAQLATFSSAKEWVARLQWYSPNSWLVALTAACISGVAVTITMTPFDVISTRLYNQPVDERHRGRLYLGFSDCLVKVCRTEGFLGLYKGMGPVFFRLCPHTVLSMLFWDLMRQRAFQDVQNES